In Ectothiorhodospira sp. BSL-9, a single window of DNA contains:
- the rnhA gene encoding ribonuclease HI, producing MSEVVEIYTDGACRGNPGPGGWGAVLRFKGNEKHLKGSEALTTNNRMELMAAIQALETLKRPCQVALTTDSQYVKNGVNQWMPNWKKRQWRTAAGQPVKNQDLWQRLDAAAALHQVSWHWVRGHTGHPENELADTLANQAIDEMKAGALAE from the coding sequence GTGAGTGAAGTGGTGGAGATCTATACCGATGGCGCCTGTCGTGGTAACCCGGGCCCTGGCGGCTGGGGCGCGGTGCTGCGCTTCAAGGGGAATGAAAAGCACCTCAAGGGGTCGGAGGCGCTGACCACCAACAACCGCATGGAACTGATGGCTGCCATCCAGGCCCTGGAGACCCTCAAGCGCCCCTGCCAGGTGGCCCTGACCACCGATTCACAATATGTGAAGAACGGCGTCAATCAGTGGATGCCCAACTGGAAGAAGCGCCAGTGGCGCACGGCGGCGGGCCAGCCCGTGAAGAACCAGGATCTGTGGCAGCGCCTGGATGCCGCTGCGGCGCTTCATCAGGTGAGCTGGCATTGGGTGCGCGGTCATACCGGTCACCCCGAAAACGAGCTGGCCGATACCCTGGCCAACCAGGCCATCGACGAGATGAAGGCGGGTGCCCTGGCCGAGTGA
- the smpB gene encoding SsrA-binding protein SmpB — MSKKQKNQGGGSTIALNKKARHDYFIEDRLEAGLVLEGWEVKSMRAGRAQLSESYVLIKRGEAWLFGAHISPLSTASTHINPDPSRTRKLLLHGAELSKLIGLVERRGYTVVPLALYWKRGRAKLEIGLAKGKKAHDKRAVEKERDWQREKARVLKSG; from the coding sequence ATGAGCAAGAAACAAAAAAACCAGGGGGGCGGCAGTACCATCGCCCTGAACAAGAAGGCCAGACACGACTATTTCATCGAGGACCGCCTGGAGGCGGGCCTGGTGCTTGAGGGCTGGGAGGTCAAGAGCATGCGCGCCGGGCGGGCGCAGCTGAGCGAGAGCTATGTGCTCATCAAGCGGGGTGAGGCCTGGCTGTTCGGGGCCCACATCAGCCCGCTGTCCACGGCCTCCACCCACATCAACCCGGACCCGTCCCGCACCCGCAAGCTGCTATTGCACGGCGCCGAACTGAGCAAGCTCATCGGCCTGGTGGAGCGGCGCGGCTACACCGTGGTGCCGCTGGCCCTGTACTGGAAACGGGGCCGGGCCAAGCTGGAGATCGGCCTGGCCAAGGGCAAGAAGGCCCATGACAAGCGGGCCGTGGAGAAGGAACGGGACTGGCAGCGGGAGAAGGCGCGGGTACTCAAGAGCGGTTGA
- a CDS encoding sodium-dependent transporter has protein sequence MRRETSIHGQWSSKLIFVLAATGSAVGLGNIWRFPYIAGENGGGAFVLIYLACILAIGLPIMMAEISLGRRGRQSPINTMATLSREEGLSRMWGMVGWVGVAAGFMILSFYSVVAGWSLSYVFRAAGGAFSGLDAAGVEALFNGLVSDPERLLAWHTLFMIMNVLVVARGVRSGLEQAVKFLMPALFVLLLVMVGYAYSLGHFAEGLRFLFKPDFSQVTGDTILLAMGQSFFTLSLGMGAIMIYGSYLSSRASIARTSAAVVSADTAVALLAGMAIFPIVFASGLAADAGPGLIFMTLPLAFAEMPFGLFFGTLFFVLLVMAAWTSSISLMEPAVAWLSENRDIDRPVAAVIVGAIAWLLGIGTVLSFNLWSAGFGFHVSWGGEVIYIGGTVFDILEYLTMNILLPLGGLLIALFVGWRMTRRSVEDELGIGSRLIFGAWYYVLRFAAPIGILLVFLKAINII, from the coding sequence ATGAGAAGAGAAACCTCGATACACGGGCAGTGGTCGTCCAAGCTGATTTTCGTGCTGGCGGCCACGGGCTCGGCGGTAGGGCTGGGGAACATCTGGCGGTTTCCTTATATCGCCGGTGAGAACGGGGGAGGCGCCTTCGTGCTCATTTATCTGGCCTGCATCCTGGCCATCGGTCTGCCCATCATGATGGCCGAGATCAGCCTGGGGCGGCGGGGGCGCCAAAGCCCCATCAACACCATGGCCACCCTGTCCAGGGAAGAGGGTCTGAGTCGTATGTGGGGCATGGTGGGCTGGGTAGGCGTGGCAGCCGGCTTCATGATCCTGTCCTTCTACAGTGTGGTCGCCGGGTGGTCGCTGTCCTATGTGTTTCGCGCTGCGGGCGGGGCCTTCTCCGGCCTGGACGCAGCGGGGGTCGAGGCCCTGTTCAACGGCCTGGTGTCCGATCCGGAGCGGCTGCTGGCCTGGCATACCCTGTTCATGATCATGAACGTGCTGGTGGTGGCGCGGGGGGTGCGCTCCGGCCTTGAACAGGCGGTGAAATTCCTCATGCCGGCCCTGTTCGTGTTGCTGCTGGTGATGGTGGGTTATGCCTACAGCCTGGGGCATTTCGCGGAAGGGCTGCGCTTCCTGTTCAAGCCCGACTTCAGTCAGGTGACCGGGGATACCATCCTGCTGGCCATGGGGCAGTCCTTCTTCACCCTGAGCCTGGGCATGGGGGCCATCATGATCTACGGCTCCTACCTGAGCTCCCGGGCCTCCATCGCCCGGACCTCGGCTGCGGTGGTGTCGGCGGATACCGCCGTGGCCCTGCTGGCCGGTATGGCGATCTTCCCCATCGTCTTCGCCAGTGGCCTGGCCGCCGACGCGGGCCCGGGTCTGATCTTCATGACCCTGCCCCTGGCCTTTGCGGAGATGCCCTTCGGCCTGTTCTTCGGCACCCTGTTCTTCGTGCTGCTGGTGATGGCTGCCTGGACCTCGTCCATCTCCCTGATGGAGCCGGCGGTGGCCTGGCTGTCGGAAAACCGGGATATTGATCGCCCGGTGGCGGCGGTGATCGTCGGGGCCATCGCCTGGCTGCTGGGGATTGGTACGGTGCTGTCCTTCAACCTGTGGTCCGCCGGCTTCGGCTTCCATGTTTCCTGGGGCGGGGAGGTGATCTACATTGGCGGCACGGTATTCGACATCCTGGAGTACCTCACCATGAACATCCTGCTGCCCCTGGGCGGACTGCTGATCGCCCTGTTCGTGGGCTGGCGCATGACCCGGCGCTCGGTGGAGGATGAACTGGGCATTGGCTCCCGGCTGATTTTTGGGGCGTGGTACTATGTTCTGCGCTTCGCGGCGCCCATCGGCATCCTGCTGGTGTTCCTCAAAGCCATCAATATCATCTAG
- a CDS encoding ABC transporter permease: protein MTESSQEALAPPRQRRSYAAQVAREVLLRWGARIGLTWILILVMVAVFAPFLATSHPLLARGEGGLMAPVLEHLTAADVTLLVVFFTGVLVTFLRRPFWHKLLAVLAMLVISGSISAFTVSPPELVIYEQHREAEAAGQYDWVMWAPVPYSPKDYLRDFGDTGLESPLADELRRHWLGTEENGADVLSRMIHASRIALGIGFIATGIALGIGIIVGGLMGYFSGIVDIIGMRIVEIFEAIPTLFLLLTFVAFFGRSLYMMMIIIGITSWSGYARYVRAEFLKLREQDYVQAAVACGLPLRSVLFRHMLPNGVAPILVAASFGVASAILAEATLSFLGLGLVDDPSWGQMLNQAVQSSSFNWWMAAFPGGAIFLTVFAYNLVGESLRDALDPYLKKKA from the coding sequence ATGACTGAATCGAGCCAGGAAGCGCTTGCCCCACCGCGCCAGCGCCGCAGCTACGCCGCCCAGGTGGCCCGTGAGGTGCTGCTGCGATGGGGCGCCCGCATCGGGCTCACCTGGATCCTGATCCTGGTGATGGTGGCGGTGTTCGCCCCCTTCCTGGCCACCAGCCATCCGCTGCTGGCCAGGGGGGAGGGCGGGCTGATGGCGCCGGTGCTGGAACATCTCACCGCCGCTGACGTGACCCTGCTGGTGGTGTTCTTCACGGGGGTGCTGGTGACCTTCCTGCGCCGACCCTTCTGGCACAAACTGCTGGCGGTGCTGGCCATGCTGGTGATCAGCGGCAGCATCAGTGCCTTCACCGTCTCACCGCCGGAACTGGTGATCTACGAGCAGCATCGCGAGGCCGAGGCCGCGGGTCAGTACGACTGGGTGATGTGGGCGCCGGTGCCGTATTCCCCCAAGGACTATCTGCGCGACTTTGGCGATACGGGCCTGGAATCCCCCCTGGCGGATGAGTTGCGCCGCCACTGGCTGGGTACCGAGGAAAACGGTGCCGATGTGCTTTCACGCATGATCCATGCCTCGCGCATCGCCCTGGGCATCGGTTTCATCGCCACCGGCATCGCCCTGGGCATCGGCATCATCGTGGGCGGGCTGATGGGGTATTTTTCGGGCATCGTCGACATCATCGGCATGCGCATCGTGGAGATCTTCGAGGCCATCCCCACCCTGTTCCTGCTGCTCACCTTCGTGGCCTTCTTCGGGCGCAGCCTCTACATGATGATGATCATCATCGGCATTACCTCCTGGTCGGGGTATGCCCGTTACGTGCGAGCCGAGTTTCTCAAGCTGCGCGAGCAGGACTATGTGCAGGCCGCGGTGGCCTGCGGGTTGCCGCTGCGCTCGGTGCTGTTCCGGCACATGCTGCCCAATGGCGTGGCGCCGATCCTGGTGGCCGCCAGCTTCGGGGTGGCCTCGGCCATCCTGGCGGAGGCCACCCTGAGCTTTCTGGGGCTGGGGCTGGTGGATGATCCCTCCTGGGGGCAGATGCTCAACCAGGCGGTGCAATCCTCCTCTTTCAACTGGTGGATGGCCGCCTTCCCCGGCGGGGCCATCTTCCTGACGGTGTTCGCCTACAACCTGGTGGGCGAGTCCCTGCGTGATGCCCTGGACCCCTACCTGAAGAAGAAGGCCTGA
- a CDS encoding ABC transporter ATP-binding protein codes for MLLEVKDLQTHLQAGGETVRAVDGVSFGIEPGETFCLVGESGSGKSVTALSVIQLLPQDISRHPGGQILFRARDAQGRSQVVDMLQLDEARRRQIRGMRMSMIFQEPMTSLNPVFSVGDQITEVLKLHQPHLGDAEARERAVEALAQVQIPNPAERADEFPHRLSGGQRQRVMIAMAMACEPDLLIADEPTTALDVTVQAEILRLMRELQERNGMSILFITHDFGVVAKMGHRLGVMRLGKLVEEGTVRQVLDRPEHPYTRQLIDALPENLTRRREAAGKAVDAAPAGDTLVRLDDLQIHFPVRKGLMRRVVDHVRAVDGVSLEIPRGQVLALVGESGCGKTTLGRAILRLVEPTGGFIHFGGDDITRLPRSRMQPYRRRMQIIFQDPMSSLNPRLTVAATLIEPMAVHGIGIDKEDRLERAAQVLEQVQLPADTLWRYPHEFSGGQRQRIGIARALVLDPAFIVCDEVTSALDVSVQAQILEILMALTRERGLTLLFITHNIGVVEYLADTMAVMYQGRVVEYGPARQVCRQPQHEYTRKLLAAVPRISP; via the coding sequence GTGCTGCTGGAAGTCAAGGATCTGCAGACCCATCTCCAGGCCGGCGGCGAGACCGTGCGTGCCGTGGATGGGGTGAGTTTTGGTATTGAGCCGGGGGAGACCTTCTGCCTGGTGGGGGAGTCGGGCAGCGGCAAGTCGGTGACCGCCCTGTCGGTGATCCAGCTCCTGCCCCAGGACATCAGCCGTCATCCGGGCGGCCAGATCCTGTTCCGGGCCCGGGATGCCCAGGGCCGCAGCCAGGTGGTGGACATGCTGCAACTGGATGAGGCCCGGCGCCGACAGATCCGCGGCATGCGCATGAGCATGATCTTCCAGGAGCCCATGACCTCCCTGAACCCGGTGTTCTCCGTGGGCGACCAGATCACCGAAGTGCTCAAGCTGCACCAGCCGCACCTCGGTGATGCCGAGGCCCGGGAGCGGGCCGTGGAGGCCCTGGCCCAGGTGCAGATCCCCAATCCCGCCGAGCGGGCGGACGAGTTCCCCCACCGTCTGTCGGGTGGGCAACGCCAGCGGGTGATGATCGCCATGGCCATGGCCTGCGAGCCGGACCTGCTGATCGCCGACGAGCCCACCACCGCCCTGGATGTGACTGTGCAGGCGGAGATCCTGCGGCTCATGCGGGAGCTGCAGGAGCGCAATGGCATGTCCATCCTGTTCATCACCCACGATTTTGGGGTGGTGGCGAAGATGGGGCATCGCCTGGGGGTGATGCGTCTGGGCAAGCTGGTGGAGGAGGGTACGGTGCGCCAGGTGCTGGACCGCCCGGAGCACCCCTACACCCGTCAACTCATCGACGCCCTGCCGGAGAATCTCACCCGGCGCCGGGAGGCGGCCGGCAAGGCGGTTGATGCGGCCCCCGCCGGAGACACCCTGGTTCGCCTGGATGATCTGCAGATCCATTTCCCGGTGCGCAAGGGGCTGATGCGCCGGGTGGTGGACCACGTGCGGGCCGTGGATGGGGTGAGCCTGGAGATCCCCCGTGGACAGGTGCTGGCGCTGGTGGGGGAGTCCGGTTGCGGCAAGACCACCCTGGGTCGGGCCATCCTCCGCCTGGTGGAGCCCACCGGCGGATTCATCCACTTTGGCGGCGACGACATCACCCGGTTGCCCCGGAGCCGCATGCAGCCTTACCGGCGGCGCATGCAGATCATCTTCCAAGACCCCATGTCGTCCCTGAATCCGCGTCTTACCGTGGCGGCCACGCTCATCGAGCCCATGGCGGTGCACGGGATCGGTATCGATAAGGAGGATCGTCTGGAGCGGGCGGCGCAGGTGCTGGAGCAGGTGCAACTGCCCGCCGACACCCTGTGGCGTTATCCCCATGAATTCTCCGGCGGGCAGCGTCAGCGCATCGGCATCGCCCGGGCCCTGGTGCTGGATCCGGCCTTCATCGTCTGTGACGAGGTGACCAGTGCCCTGGATGTGTCGGTGCAGGCACAGATCCTGGAGATCCTCATGGCCCTCACCCGGGAGAGGGGCCTCACCCTGTTGTTCATCACCCATAACATTGGCGTGGTGGAGTATCTGGCCGACACCATGGCGGTGATGTACCAGGGGCGGGTGGTGGAATACGGGCCAGCGCGGCAGGTGTGCCGTCAGCCGCAGCACGAATACACCCGCAAGCTCCTGGCAGCCGTGCCCCGGATCAGTCCATGA
- a CDS encoding FHA domain-containing protein, which yields MKSLPRLIINTGEALRGTVALGSKPITIGRRPDNDIRLDNLAVSGYHAQLIPLLNDIILEDLHSTNGTLVNDQPIRKRVLLEGDRIAIGSHELLFTRIPPEDMTEDQDSDPPEETLIISTRTGKHPSDGTSAAATRAAGHMPLTHGACLQVLTGAQAGREWPLTKALTTIGSPGVQVAAISRRGDTFHISRVEGGSHPNPPRLNGEDLGTQARALQHQDVIEIAGVSMEFIDRSTLSQHH from the coding sequence ATGAAGTCACTTCCCCGATTGATCATCAACACCGGTGAAGCCCTTAGAGGCACAGTGGCCCTGGGTAGCAAGCCCATCACCATCGGCCGCCGCCCTGACAACGACATCCGCCTGGACAACCTGGCGGTCAGCGGCTACCACGCCCAGCTGATCCCCCTGCTCAACGACATCATCCTGGAAGACCTGCACAGCACCAACGGCACCCTGGTGAACGATCAGCCCATACGCAAGCGGGTCCTGCTCGAAGGTGACAGAATCGCCATCGGCAGCCACGAGTTGCTGTTCACCCGCATCCCGCCGGAGGACATGACAGAGGATCAGGACTCCGATCCGCCCGAGGAGACGCTGATCATCAGTACCCGCACCGGCAAGCATCCCTCAGACGGGACGAGTGCTGCCGCAACACGGGCAGCTGGACACATGCCCCTCACCCATGGCGCCTGTCTGCAGGTGCTCACTGGCGCCCAGGCCGGGCGGGAATGGCCGCTGACCAAGGCGCTGACCACCATCGGCAGCCCAGGAGTACAGGTGGCCGCCATCAGTCGTCGGGGCGATACCTTTCACATCAGCCGCGTGGAGGGTGGCAGCCACCCCAACCCCCCTCGCCTGAACGGTGAGGACCTGGGCACCCAGGCCCGGGCACTACAACACCAGGACGTGATCGAAATCGCCGGCGTGAGCATGGAATTCATCGACCGGTCCACGCTGAGCCAGCATCACTGA
- a CDS encoding FHA domain-containing protein, with product MARLLAYKNRQPQGEFPLSEGTTTIGRKPDNLIRLQDRSVSGHHARLRLYRDEVILQDLDSTNGTYVNRERIQEKGLKDGDFILIGNWRLRLQLESQSVPEPPPVDMLRVATPGMPPGPVCDEVARRIQDMQTQVNARAAPDPQAPRPHARLHIGSGRNQGRHLDLLSPLNALGEPGRQVVVIALGEPGQATTLTNLFSELDPPQVNEEPLTEGDSRALHDCDVLDVAGVRMVVVMD from the coding sequence ATGGCACGCCTCCTGGCCTACAAGAACCGCCAGCCCCAAGGGGAGTTCCCCCTCTCAGAGGGGACGACCACCATCGGCCGCAAGCCCGACAACCTCATCCGCCTGCAGGACCGCTCTGTCAGCGGTCACCACGCCCGCCTGCGGCTGTATCGGGACGAGGTGATCCTGCAGGACCTGGACAGCACCAACGGCACCTACGTCAATCGCGAACGCATCCAGGAGAAGGGCCTCAAGGATGGGGACTTCATCCTCATCGGCAATTGGCGCCTGCGACTGCAACTGGAATCGCAGTCGGTCCCTGAGCCACCCCCCGTGGATATGCTACGCGTCGCCACACCCGGCATGCCGCCGGGGCCGGTCTGCGACGAGGTGGCCCGCCGCATTCAGGACATGCAGACACAAGTGAACGCGCGCGCCGCACCGGACCCGCAAGCCCCGCGACCCCACGCCCGCCTGCACATCGGCAGCGGCCGCAATCAGGGGCGTCACCTGGATCTGCTCTCCCCCCTGAACGCCCTGGGCGAGCCGGGCCGTCAGGTGGTGGTCATTGCCCTGGGAGAACCGGGCCAGGCCACCACCCTGACGAACCTGTTTTCGGAACTGGATCCACCCCAGGTGAACGAGGAGCCCCTGACCGAGGGGGACAGCCGCGCCCTGCATGACTGCGATGTGCTGGATGTGGCCGGGGTGCGCATGGTCGTGGTCATGGACTGA
- a CDS encoding class I SAM-dependent methyltransferase: protein MSPSHAPIVDRQDALRRWYSTPPGRALLAAVQVHLDRFLPELFGFHALQLGQVTLGEDLLASSRINHRFCMECRPGEGHVAALPEAWPMLADSLDLVLLMHTLELSEDPHQVMREVERTLLPEGNVIIVGFNPLSAMGLWEMLPGRRGSTPWAQPCYSTGRAREWLSLLGFEVLARAYAGFTPPAGGKGLRERLGIVQGLGGRNLPYLGGAYVILARKRVSTMTPMRPRWRAMRGMVPGGMAKPLCRRRDRE, encoded by the coding sequence ATGTCGCCCTCCCATGCTCCCATCGTCGATCGCCAGGATGCCCTGCGCCGCTGGTATTCGACGCCCCCCGGGCGAGCGCTCCTGGCGGCGGTGCAGGTTCACCTGGATCGTTTCCTGCCGGAGTTGTTCGGCTTCCATGCCCTGCAGTTGGGGCAGGTGACCCTGGGTGAGGATCTGCTGGCCAGCAGCCGCATCAATCACCGCTTTTGTATGGAATGCCGACCGGGTGAGGGCCATGTGGCGGCCCTGCCGGAGGCCTGGCCGATGCTGGCCGACTCCCTGGACCTGGTGCTGCTGATGCACACCCTGGAGCTGAGCGAGGACCCGCACCAGGTGATGCGGGAAGTGGAGCGCACCCTGCTGCCGGAGGGGAATGTGATCATCGTTGGCTTCAACCCCCTGAGTGCGATGGGGTTATGGGAGATGTTGCCCGGGCGCCGTGGTAGCACACCCTGGGCCCAGCCCTGTTACAGCACCGGCCGCGCGCGGGAATGGCTGTCCCTGCTGGGCTTTGAGGTGCTCGCCCGGGCCTACGCGGGTTTTACGCCGCCCGCTGGCGGGAAGGGGCTGCGGGAGCGGCTGGGCATCGTCCAGGGGTTGGGGGGGCGCAATCTGCCTTACCTGGGAGGGGCCTACGTGATTCTGGCCCGCAAGCGGGTGTCCACCATGACCCCCATGCGTCCCCGCTGGCGCGCCATGCGGGGAATGGTCCCCGGTGGAATGGCAAAACCCTTGTGCAGGAGACGTGATCGTGAGTGA
- the dnaQ gene encoding DNA polymerase III subunit epsilon, translating to MQTDTPARQIILDTETTGLEPAQGHRIIEIGCVEMVKRRLTRRHYHQYLQPDREVDAGAEEVHGISNAFLADKPRFADVVEDFLEFIRGAELIIHNAPFDVGFINHELKLLGADRGCVEDYCTVTDSLVMARKMHPGQRNSLDALCKRYQIDNSGRELHGALLDARILADVYLAMTGGQKTLSLGGDAEGEGATGPAEVAIRRLSADRPRLAVPRASEQELEAHHRVLEKLGVEERW from the coding sequence ATGCAGACCGATACCCCCGCACGTCAGATCATCCTCGACACCGAAACCACCGGTCTGGAGCCGGCGCAGGGGCATCGCATCATCGAGATCGGTTGTGTGGAGATGGTCAAGCGTCGGCTGACCCGTCGACACTATCACCAGTATCTGCAGCCTGACCGGGAAGTGGATGCCGGTGCCGAGGAGGTCCACGGCATCAGCAATGCCTTTCTGGCGGACAAACCCCGCTTTGCCGATGTGGTGGAAGACTTCCTCGAATTCATCCGCGGCGCCGAGCTGATCATCCACAACGCCCCTTTCGACGTGGGATTCATCAATCACGAGCTCAAGCTGCTGGGGGCAGACCGGGGGTGCGTGGAGGACTATTGCACGGTCACCGACTCCCTGGTGATGGCCAGGAAGATGCACCCGGGCCAGCGCAACAGCCTGGATGCCCTGTGCAAGCGTTACCAGATCGATAACTCCGGTCGTGAACTCCACGGGGCCCTGCTGGATGCCCGTATCCTGGCCGATGTCTACCTGGCCATGACCGGCGGGCAGAAGACCCTGTCCCTGGGGGGTGACGCGGAAGGGGAGGGGGCAACCGGGCCGGCCGAGGTGGCCATCCGCCGCCTGTCCGCTGATCGACCCCGGCTCGCGGTGCCCCGGGCCAGCGAGCAGGAACTCGAAGCCCACCACCGCGTACTGGAAAAGCTGGGGGTGGAGGAGCGTTGGTGA
- a CDS encoding LysM peptidoglycan-binding domain-containing protein translates to MIKKKTLGHWGVAAGTCILLAGCAGLPDRETPDRPEERAAHEGRATDAPVQPMLQTSSAGAEAEHLRSEAARAISEHSVTGMEVDDDLWTRVRRGMSMPDASDEDRVLQYIEWHQEYSQYLEQVTARATPFLYYILEEIEARGLPTELLLLPIVESAYLPMAQSPSQAAGIWQFIPSTGRHFGLESNWWYDGRRDIHASTQAALDYLTQLNERFEGDWLLALAAYNAGQGTVSRAIQRNERRGKPTDYWHLDLPRETQHYVPRLLALQAIVRDPQGYQVGLTPVPDERRVQVVDTKGQIELAVAAELAGVDKETLRTLNPGFKRWATAPNGPHHLLLPADRVTDFHDGLSQLDDGERVTWQRHRIRSGENLGRIAARYDVTVGTLKEVNNLQGTTIRAGDHLLIPSPGTSRQVAAGPDQDNRPTRQVEYTVKPGDTLWHVARHHGVTVRDLVRWNELSTSDILRPGQTLIIRTGGEAVSA, encoded by the coding sequence ATGATAAAGAAGAAAACGCTCGGTCATTGGGGGGTCGCCGCTGGCACCTGCATCCTGCTCGCAGGCTGTGCCGGCCTGCCCGATCGGGAGACTCCGGATCGCCCCGAGGAGAGGGCCGCCCATGAGGGCCGGGCCACTGATGCGCCGGTCCAGCCCATGCTGCAGACCTCTTCCGCTGGCGCCGAGGCCGAGCACCTGAGGAGCGAGGCAGCACGGGCCATCAGCGAGCATTCGGTCACCGGGATGGAAGTCGACGATGACCTGTGGACCCGGGTTCGCCGGGGCATGAGCATGCCCGATGCCAGCGACGAAGACCGGGTGTTACAGTATATCGAGTGGCACCAGGAATATTCCCAATATCTGGAGCAGGTCACCGCTCGTGCCACGCCCTTTCTTTATTACATCCTGGAAGAGATCGAGGCCCGGGGGCTGCCCACCGAGTTGCTGCTGCTGCCCATCGTCGAAAGCGCCTACCTTCCCATGGCCCAATCCCCCAGTCAGGCGGCGGGCATCTGGCAGTTCATCCCCTCCACCGGCCGCCACTTCGGCCTGGAGAGCAACTGGTGGTACGACGGTCGTCGGGACATCCACGCCTCCACCCAGGCGGCCCTGGACTACCTCACCCAACTCAATGAACGTTTTGAAGGTGACTGGCTACTGGCCCTGGCCGCCTATAACGCTGGCCAGGGCACGGTGAGCCGCGCCATTCAACGCAACGAGCGCCGCGGCAAACCCACCGACTACTGGCATCTGGACCTCCCCCGGGAGACACAGCACTACGTCCCTCGCCTGCTGGCCCTGCAGGCCATCGTGCGCGATCCCCAGGGTTATCAGGTAGGTCTGACCCCGGTACCCGATGAACGCCGCGTGCAGGTGGTGGATACCAAGGGGCAGATTGAACTGGCGGTGGCCGCCGAACTGGCCGGGGTGGACAAGGAAACCCTGCGAACGCTCAACCCCGGATTCAAGCGCTGGGCAACGGCGCCCAACGGCCCGCATCACCTGCTGTTGCCAGCGGACCGCGTGACCGACTTTCACGATGGCCTGAGCCAGCTGGACGATGGCGAGCGCGTGACCTGGCAGCGTCATCGCATCCGCTCGGGTGAAAACCTGGGCCGCATCGCCGCTCGGTATGACGTGACCGTGGGCACGCTCAAGGAGGTCAATAACCTCCAAGGGACCACCATCCGTGCCGGCGACCACCTGCTGATCCCCTCCCCGGGCACCAGCCGGCAGGTCGCCGCCGGCCCGGACCAGGACAACCGGCCCACCCGCCAGGTGGAATACACAGTCAAACCCGGCGACACCCTCTGGCATGTGGCCCGCCATCATGGCGTGACTGTCCGGGACCTGGTGCGCTGGAACGAACTGTCCACCTCCGACATCCTGCGCCCGGGCCAGACACTGATCATTCGCACCGGCGGTGAGGCGGTCTCTGCCTGA
- a CDS encoding Stp1/IreP family PP2C-type Ser/Thr phosphatase: MTLKETLQIAGCTDPGRTRARNEDAIGEDAELGLMVLADGMGGHSGGDVASRIAVDTIMAELRQNLTRTGRGQGGSTEEISLQVREAVIQANRAIHEAASGNVGNAGMGTTLAVALLRPGRIILAHVGDSRIYRFRNGQLEQLTVDHTLIQELVDRGLCSADQARTSLNRNLVTRALGIDSTVAVDIREELVMPGDIYLLCSDGLNDMLEDASIEDILGRHQADPQEASRELVRHANESGGRDNISVLIGRTSLASHPRGRWYHRLLGLRR; encoded by the coding sequence ATGACCCTGAAAGAAACGCTGCAGATTGCCGGATGTACTGACCCGGGACGCACACGGGCAAGAAATGAGGACGCCATCGGCGAGGACGCGGAACTGGGCCTCATGGTGCTTGCCGATGGCATGGGGGGGCATTCCGGGGGGGATGTGGCCAGCCGCATCGCCGTGGACACCATCATGGCCGAATTACGCCAGAACCTGACCCGCACCGGGCGCGGCCAGGGGGGGAGCACTGAGGAAATCAGCCTGCAGGTGCGCGAGGCCGTCATCCAGGCCAACCGGGCGATTCATGAGGCCGCCTCAGGTAACGTGGGCAACGCCGGTATGGGAACCACCCTGGCCGTGGCCCTGTTGCGTCCCGGTCGCATCATTCTCGCCCACGTGGGGGACTCCCGGATCTATCGTTTTCGCAACGGCCAGCTGGAACAGCTCACCGTGGATCACACCCTCATTCAGGAACTGGTGGACCGGGGCCTTTGCAGCGCTGACCAGGCACGGACATCATTGAACCGCAATCTGGTCACTCGTGCCCTGGGGATCGACTCCACCGTGGCGGTGGACATTCGCGAGGAGCTGGTCATGCCCGGTGACATCTACCTGCTGTGTTCCGATGGCCTCAATGACATGCTGGAGGATGCCAGTATCGAGGACATTCTCGGCCGTCATCAGGCAGACCCGCAAGAGGCCTCCCGGGAGCTGGTACGACACGCGAACGAGTCGGGTGGCCGGGACAATATCTCGGTCCTGATCGGGCGCACCTCGCTGGCCTCGCACCCGCGGGGTCGCTGGTATCATCGACTCCTGGGTCTGAGGCGGTAA